The Fimbriimonas ginsengisoli Gsoil 348 genome window below encodes:
- the ftsH gene encoding ATP-dependent zinc metalloprotease FtsH, whose amino-acid sequence MFAGLALLSVLSTNPGLGLAPKRTELRANEFFAKLDADEIKEANWQQQEITGTLVNGQMYKVRAPDPESNGAAPYAEALKKSKANWKVDSPPVINAVVSMLSVIAFPLMILALIYFLVLRPAQMGGNQALSFGRSKAKRVGETGPKITFDDVAGIEEAKQELFEIVDFLKNTKKYAALGAKIPKGILLTGPPGVGKTHLARAIAGEAGVPFFHISGSDFVEMFVGVGAARVRDLFETAKAHRPSLIFVDEIDAVGRQRGAGLGGGHDEREQTLNQLLVEMDGFDPNSGVILIAATNRPDVLDPALLRPGRFDRQIVVDAPDQHGRLAILKIHAKGKPLGSDIDLDVMAKRTPGFTGADLANMLNEGALLAARRGHHKIEQVDLEEALDRVMAGPQRKSRIIDTKEREVLAYHEAGHAVVGELLEHSDPVHKVTILPRGMSLGSTMTVPEADKYLVSEHQLTDMISTLLAGRVAEEIVYGEVWTGASNDLERVTRISRAMVCEYGMSEKLGTLALGRRAHNPFLGRDYNDERNYSEEVAKMIDEEVRNIVDRCHHRATDLLSKHREKLDAVVQALLERETLSREEFLAVMAGETLAPIPPVDNGTPAETRKEQPEAKTKSTITPPRLEPGPA is encoded by the coding sequence GTGTTCGCCGGCCTCGCACTGTTAAGTGTCCTGTCGACGAATCCCGGCCTTGGCCTCGCACCGAAAAGAACGGAGCTGCGCGCCAACGAATTCTTCGCCAAGCTCGACGCCGACGAGATCAAAGAGGCTAACTGGCAGCAACAAGAGATCACCGGTACCCTGGTCAATGGCCAGATGTACAAAGTCAGGGCGCCGGATCCCGAATCGAACGGAGCCGCCCCCTACGCCGAGGCGCTGAAGAAGAGCAAGGCGAACTGGAAGGTCGATAGCCCTCCGGTCATCAACGCCGTGGTCAGCATGCTGTCGGTCATCGCCTTCCCGCTTATGATCCTGGCACTGATCTACTTCCTGGTGCTGCGCCCCGCGCAGATGGGCGGGAATCAGGCGCTCAGCTTCGGACGCAGCAAGGCGAAGCGCGTAGGCGAAACCGGGCCGAAGATCACGTTCGACGACGTCGCCGGCATCGAAGAGGCCAAGCAGGAGCTCTTCGAGATCGTTGACTTCCTGAAGAACACCAAGAAATATGCCGCCCTGGGCGCTAAGATTCCGAAGGGGATCTTGCTCACGGGACCTCCCGGAGTCGGTAAGACCCACCTTGCGCGGGCGATCGCCGGCGAGGCGGGCGTGCCGTTCTTCCACATTTCCGGTTCCGACTTCGTCGAGATGTTCGTCGGCGTCGGCGCGGCGCGGGTGCGCGATCTGTTCGAGACCGCCAAGGCACACCGACCGTCGCTCATCTTCGTGGACGAAATCGACGCCGTCGGCCGCCAGCGTGGCGCCGGTCTCGGCGGCGGCCACGACGAGCGCGAGCAGACGCTGAACCAGCTCCTGGTGGAGATGGACGGCTTCGATCCGAACTCGGGCGTTATCTTGATCGCCGCGACCAACCGCCCGGACGTTCTCGACCCGGCGCTTCTGCGGCCGGGCCGATTCGACCGCCAGATCGTCGTCGACGCCCCGGACCAGCACGGCCGGCTCGCCATTCTGAAGATTCACGCCAAAGGGAAGCCGCTCGGTTCGGATATCGATCTCGACGTGATGGCCAAGCGGACCCCCGGATTCACCGGCGCCGACCTGGCGAACATGCTGAACGAGGGGGCCCTGCTCGCCGCGCGACGCGGGCACCACAAGATCGAGCAGGTCGACCTGGAAGAGGCGCTCGACCGAGTGATGGCAGGCCCGCAACGCAAGAGCCGGATCATCGACACCAAAGAGCGCGAGGTCTTGGCCTATCACGAAGCCGGCCACGCCGTGGTGGGCGAGTTGCTCGAGCACTCCGATCCGGTGCACAAGGTGACGATCCTGCCGCGCGGCATGTCGCTCGGCTCCACGATGACGGTTCCGGAGGCGGACAAGTATCTCGTCAGCGAGCATCAGCTCACGGACATGATTTCGACTCTGCTTGCGGGACGGGTTGCCGAGGAGATCGTTTACGGCGAGGTCTGGACCGGCGCCAGCAACGACCTGGAGCGGGTGACGAGAATCTCCCGCGCAATGGTCTGCGAGTACGGCATGAGCGAGAAGCTCGGCACCCTTGCTCTCGGACGCCGGGCCCATAACCCGTTCCTTGGCCGCGACTACAACGACGAGCGAAACTACTCGGAAGAGGTCGCGAAAATGATCGACGAAGAGGTCCGAAACATCGTCGACCGTTGCCACCACCGAGCGACGGACCTGCTGTCGAAGCACCGGGAGAAGCTGGACGCGGTCGTCCAGGCCCTTCTAGAGCGCGAGACGCTGAGCCGGGAAGAGTTCCTCGCGGTTATGGCGGGAGAGACGCTCGCCCCGATTCCTCCGGTCGATAACGGGACTCCGGCCGAAACCCGGAAGGAGCAGCCGGAGGCTAAAACCAAGTCGACCATCACGCCTCCCCGGCTCGAACCGGGTCCCGCTTAG
- a CDS encoding tetratricopeptide repeat protein gives MTMDIEQTYQLGFQLRCDGRYAEAKQVFERVLSANPGHIDSLHQVALIKGFEGDFDGSLADLEKLSAQSPQNLTIRYDLAMTQMMLGMYEEACSNLRYILSVNPTHEKALQQSTYC, from the coding sequence ATGACGATGGACATCGAGCAAACATATCAGCTCGGCTTTCAACTCCGGTGTGACGGACGATACGCGGAAGCTAAGCAAGTGTTCGAGCGCGTCCTCTCGGCCAACCCGGGACACATCGACTCGCTCCACCAGGTGGCTCTCATAAAGGGGTTCGAGGGCGACTTCGACGGGTCTCTCGCCGATTTGGAAAAGCTGAGTGCGCAATCGCCTCAAAACCTCACGATTCGTTACGACCTGGCGATGACCCAGATGATGCTCGGCATGTACGAAGAGGCCTGTTCCAACCTTAGGTACATCCTGTCGGTGAACCCGACCCACGAGAAGGCGCTCCAACAGTCCACCTACTGTTAG
- the mgtE gene encoding magnesium transporter — protein MRTDEKALVERLRMLAPIEGAAAVRETLEGIRPEDIAEALQRLGTDEELAILRHLDAETAAYVLIELPTEDARAIINQLPDATVAHYLDILPMDDAIELREELDPERFEALLHVIPREDAQEIRRLLSYPEESAGQLMTEDFAECTPEDTMMDVLRMIRQTPDSDFETVNYIYVLSEDRHLLGLLSLKRVIRSDPMSTAREVMHDDPVTILATDGQEEAARMVARYGFSALPVLDERGRMVGIITADDAQEILEEAETEDVLRLGGVSGDAEAYLSLSIWQLIRRRLPWLLVLFIAEFFTGSVLRYYTGQAEEGGKTMLAQMMLFVPLLIGAGGNSGSQVTTTITRSLALGEVKATDWFTVMVREATIALMIGSALGFVGFLRAKLPVIGWNQPMSLSLVVGFALPAIVLWAATVGSLLPITAKRLGFDPAVMSAPFITTFVDATGLVIYFEIARRVLGAFHQTF, from the coding sequence ATGAGAACCGACGAAAAGGCCCTAGTCGAGCGCCTCCGAATGCTTGCCCCAATCGAGGGCGCCGCCGCCGTGCGGGAGACTTTGGAGGGGATTCGCCCCGAAGACATCGCCGAGGCGCTGCAACGCCTGGGAACCGACGAAGAACTGGCCATTCTGCGCCATCTCGACGCCGAAACCGCAGCCTACGTATTGATCGAGCTTCCAACCGAGGATGCTCGCGCGATTATCAACCAGCTTCCGGACGCGACGGTCGCCCACTACCTCGACATCCTACCGATGGACGACGCGATCGAGCTTCGCGAGGAGCTTGATCCGGAGCGATTCGAAGCGTTGCTGCACGTCATTCCGCGGGAAGACGCCCAGGAAATTCGCCGGTTGCTAAGCTATCCGGAAGAGTCCGCCGGTCAGCTTATGACCGAGGATTTTGCCGAATGCACCCCGGAAGACACCATGATGGACGTCCTCCGGATGATCCGGCAAACGCCCGACTCCGACTTTGAGACGGTCAACTACATCTACGTCTTGAGCGAAGACCGGCACCTGCTCGGGCTGCTGAGCCTGAAGCGGGTGATCCGATCCGACCCGATGTCGACCGCCCGCGAGGTGATGCACGACGACCCGGTGACGATCCTGGCGACGGACGGGCAGGAAGAGGCGGCACGTATGGTGGCCCGCTACGGCTTCTCCGCGCTCCCGGTGCTCGACGAGCGGGGCCGGATGGTCGGCATCATCACCGCCGACGACGCCCAGGAGATCTTGGAGGAAGCGGAAACCGAAGACGTGCTCCGCCTCGGCGGCGTCTCCGGCGATGCGGAGGCGTATCTCTCGCTCAGCATTTGGCAGCTCATCCGGCGTCGTCTCCCCTGGCTCCTGGTGCTCTTCATCGCCGAGTTCTTTACTGGCTCGGTGCTGCGCTATTACACCGGGCAGGCCGAGGAAGGAGGCAAGACGATGCTGGCCCAAATGATGCTGTTCGTTCCGCTCCTGATCGGCGCCGGCGGTAATTCCGGCTCGCAGGTGACGACGACGATCACCCGCTCGCTCGCCCTGGGCGAAGTGAAGGCGACCGACTGGTTCACCGTCATGGTGCGCGAAGCCACGATCGCCCTCATGATCGGCTCTGCCTTGGGCTTTGTCGGTTTTCTCCGGGCCAAGCTGCCGGTCATCGGCTGGAATCAGCCGATGAGCCTCAGCCTGGTGGTCGGCTTCGCCTTGCCAGCCATCGTCCTCTGGGCGGCCACTGTCGGCTCCCTCCTCCCGATTACCGCCAAGCGCCTCGGCTTCGACCCGGCGGTCATGAGCGCCCCGTTCATCACCACCTTCGTCGACGCCACCGGCCTCGTCATCTACTTCGAAATCGCCCGCCGAGTCCTCGGCGCCTTCCACCAGACGTTTTAA
- the cax gene encoding calcium/proton exchanger, which translates to MFVNLLLLFIPISVVLAYVVHAPAVWIFATGVLAIVPIAEWIRKATEHVAHRAGSTIGGLLNVTFGNVSELVIALFVLAEGNQFVVKGQITGSIIGNGLLGLGLGLLAGGIGRERQKFKQDRAGMMSSLLLLSVIGLILPAVFDYTERSSFGNRYPRHVDELLSLGVAIVLLLVYIANLVYTFVTHKSVFASPPETEDCEKHAWPLSKAIGVLIVGTAFIALEAELVSHALEETARQLHLSTFFLGVTVLAIVGNASEYISAVYFARKDRIGLVLSITVGSSIQMALLIAPLLVIASFIMRKPMTLVFATPLELVAITAVAFIVNSIAQDGETNWFEGVLLLAVYCILAIAFYFVVPM; encoded by the coding sequence ATGTTCGTGAACCTCCTCCTGCTATTCATCCCGATCTCGGTGGTGCTCGCCTATGTGGTGCACGCACCGGCGGTGTGGATCTTTGCGACAGGGGTTTTGGCGATCGTGCCGATCGCCGAATGGATTCGCAAGGCGACCGAGCATGTTGCCCACCGGGCGGGATCCACGATCGGTGGTCTCTTGAACGTAACGTTCGGCAACGTCTCCGAGCTCGTGATCGCCCTGTTCGTCCTGGCGGAAGGGAACCAGTTCGTCGTTAAGGGGCAGATCACCGGTTCGATCATCGGCAACGGCTTGCTCGGCCTCGGTCTGGGGCTTCTGGCCGGCGGCATCGGGAGGGAACGCCAGAAATTCAAGCAGGATCGCGCGGGCATGATGTCGAGCCTTCTTCTGCTCTCCGTCATCGGCCTGATCCTCCCGGCGGTATTCGACTATACGGAGCGAAGCTCGTTCGGCAACCGCTACCCGCGACATGTCGACGAGCTCCTGAGTTTGGGCGTCGCGATCGTGCTGCTCCTGGTGTACATCGCAAACCTGGTTTACACGTTCGTAACCCACAAGAGCGTCTTCGCCTCCCCGCCCGAGACGGAAGACTGCGAGAAGCACGCTTGGCCGCTATCGAAGGCAATCGGGGTGCTAATCGTCGGGACGGCCTTTATCGCGTTAGAAGCCGAGCTGGTCTCGCATGCGCTGGAAGAGACGGCCCGGCAGCTTCACCTCTCGACCTTCTTCTTGGGCGTCACTGTGCTCGCGATCGTCGGCAACGCTTCCGAGTACATCTCGGCCGTCTACTTTGCCCGTAAGGACCGGATCGGCTTGGTGCTCAGCATTACCGTCGGCTCGAGCATCCAGATGGCACTGCTGATCGCCCCCTTGCTGGTTATCGCCTCTTTCATCATGCGGAAGCCGATGACCCTCGTCTTCGCCACGCCGCTGGAGTTGGTGGCGATTACGGCGGTAGCCTTCATCGTCAACTCCATCGCCCAAGATGGCGAGACAAACTGGTTCGAAGGCGTACTTCTCCTCGCCGTCTATTGCATCCTCGCCATCGCTTTCTACTTCGTCGTTCCGATGTAG
- a CDS encoding M15 family metallopeptidase: MITLLFIQASPDLVDVKRMIPEVVVDLRYATSQNFTHRRLYSAARCLLLRPVASQLKEVEKELRRHGLGLKIWDAYRPLSVTRQLWKLVHDERYVANPIHGSRHNRGCAVDATLVDDKGRELPMPTQFDDFTPRAHRSYIKLNSRVLMNRRFLQEAMERHGFVGLPTEWWHFDAKDWRRHPILDIPLEEP; the protein is encoded by the coding sequence GTGATTACCCTGTTGTTCATCCAAGCTTCGCCGGATCTCGTGGACGTGAAGCGAATGATCCCGGAAGTGGTCGTTGATCTCCGGTACGCGACCAGCCAAAACTTCACCCACCGACGCCTTTACTCAGCGGCTCGGTGCTTGTTGCTGCGCCCGGTCGCGAGCCAGCTCAAGGAAGTAGAGAAGGAGCTGCGAAGACACGGTCTAGGGCTGAAGATATGGGATGCCTATCGCCCCCTATCCGTCACTCGGCAGCTTTGGAAGCTCGTCCACGACGAGCGATATGTCGCGAACCCGATACATGGGTCACGTCACAACCGGGGGTGTGCCGTCGATGCAACGCTGGTCGACGACAAAGGACGCGAGTTGCCGATGCCTACCCAGTTCGACGACTTCACGCCTCGCGCCCACCGAAGTTACATAAAGTTGAACTCGCGCGTCCTTATGAACCGTCGTTTCCTCCAAGAAGCCATGGAGCGGCATGGCTTTGTCGGCCTTCCGACCGAGTGGTGGCACTTCGACGCGAAAGATTGGCGACGACACCCAATCTTGGACATACCCCTTGAAGAACCGTAA
- the dapB gene encoding 4-hydroxy-tetrahydrodipicolinate reductase: MSETPMRVVVVGAAGRMGLEAMRALSQDAGFEVVAAVVREAQGRSLRDLGYDGDLPVDEDVAVAVSRTKPDVVLDLSRAANASATAQASLGNRIPLVSGVTGISEEVLREIRELADRTETPAMIVPNFAIGAVLMMKFAELAARWIPDAEVIELHHEKKEDAPSGTAMLTAQRIARARVQAPTAPPTKTIKAEGARGGEVEGVPVHSIRLPGLLAHQEVMFGAPGEVLTLRHDAADRSVYMPGVKLCLRKVRSLHGLTTGMDRLLFDEPA; the protein is encoded by the coding sequence ATGAGCGAGACGCCGATGCGCGTGGTGGTGGTGGGCGCGGCTGGCCGCATGGGCTTGGAAGCGATGCGGGCGTTGAGCCAAGACGCCGGATTCGAGGTGGTTGCCGCCGTCGTTAGAGAGGCGCAGGGGCGCTCCTTGCGCGACCTTGGCTATGACGGCGATTTGCCGGTGGACGAAGACGTGGCCGTTGCTGTCTCGCGGACGAAGCCGGACGTCGTCCTGGACCTCTCGCGGGCTGCTAACGCGTCGGCCACCGCGCAGGCGTCGCTTGGCAATCGGATCCCCTTGGTCAGCGGAGTTACAGGCATTTCCGAAGAAGTCCTAAGGGAGATTCGCGAGCTCGCGGATCGAACGGAAACGCCCGCGATGATCGTTCCGAATTTTGCCATCGGCGCCGTTCTCATGATGAAGTTCGCCGAGCTCGCCGCCCGCTGGATCCCCGACGCAGAAGTGATCGAGCTTCATCACGAGAAAAAGGAGGATGCGCCAAGCGGGACGGCGATGTTGACCGCGCAGCGGATAGCCCGCGCAAGGGTGCAGGCGCCGACCGCGCCTCCGACGAAAACGATCAAGGCGGAAGGGGCCCGAGGCGGGGAAGTGGAGGGGGTGCCGGTCCATTCGATTCGTCTGCCTGGGCTGCTGGCCCATCAAGAGGTGATGTTCGGCGCGCCCGGCGAGGTGCTTACTCTGCGCCACGACGCGGCGGATCGGTCGGTGTACATGCCGGGAGTAAAGCTCTGTTTACGAAAAGTGCGAAGCCTCCACGGTCTTACCACCGGAATGGACCGCTTGCTCTTCGACGAGCCCGCGTGA
- a CDS encoding NAD(P)/FAD-dependent oxidoreductase produces the protein MRAKRSRAIRVGIVGAGICGLAAARSLKQGGHEVVVFEKSRGVGGRIATRRQDGFVWDTGATSFAPRGRTLESVMLSELDTSDLVTLDKAIYIHNGLRPMASDHRPAGLRYTYRSGNTKLPKLLAAETDVRLSTHIDELERAGDGFRIGGEGFDALILTAPIPQSSLLLWGIGESRPTANAKYRACISVNVGYHVELPPTKYHALLDPEQRHPLNWLSLESVKSPDRAPAGGSALGAQLGPAFSLEQYDTPDAELVDIVGSFLAQLYGPAFREPVSSSVKRWKYAQPVGYASFEEVNPEGSRLILASDALLGGRVEEAYEVGLRAANLLLAR, from the coding sequence ATCCGTGCAAAACGGAGTCGGGCGATAAGAGTCGGCATTGTCGGAGCGGGGATCTGCGGGTTGGCGGCGGCGCGCTCGCTAAAGCAAGGCGGGCATGAAGTCGTCGTTTTCGAGAAAAGCCGCGGAGTGGGAGGGCGCATCGCCACTCGCCGGCAAGATGGTTTTGTGTGGGATACCGGAGCCACCAGCTTTGCACCGCGTGGCCGCACTCTCGAGAGCGTGATGCTTTCGGAGTTGGATACCTCCGACCTCGTAACGCTCGACAAGGCGATCTACATCCACAACGGTCTGCGTCCGATGGCGAGCGACCATCGGCCGGCGGGGCTTCGTTACACGTACCGAAGCGGGAATACGAAGTTGCCGAAGCTACTCGCGGCCGAGACTGACGTCCGGCTTTCCACACACATCGACGAATTGGAACGGGCGGGGGATGGGTTCCGAATCGGCGGGGAAGGATTCGACGCCTTGATCCTCACCGCGCCGATTCCACAGAGCTCCCTGCTGCTGTGGGGAATCGGGGAGAGCCGCCCGACGGCGAACGCAAAGTATCGAGCCTGCATCAGCGTCAACGTGGGATACCATGTCGAACTTCCGCCGACCAAGTATCACGCGCTGCTCGATCCCGAGCAGAGGCATCCGCTGAATTGGCTGAGTCTTGAGTCGGTCAAGTCTCCCGATCGAGCTCCCGCGGGCGGCTCCGCGCTCGGCGCTCAGCTTGGGCCGGCGTTTAGCCTCGAACAGTACGACACCCCGGACGCGGAGCTCGTCGATATCGTGGGCAGTTTTCTTGCGCAGTTGTACGGCCCCGCGTTTCGCGAGCCGGTCAGCTCGTCGGTGAAGCGGTGGAAATACGCGCAGCCCGTGGGCTACGCCTCGTTCGAGGAGGTGAATCCGGAAGGGTCGCGGCTGATCCTAGCTAGCGACGCGTTGCTCGGGGGCCGGGTGGAGGAAGCGTACGAAGTTGGCTTGAGGGCGGCGAATCTTCTGCTCGCGAGGTAA
- a CDS encoding ATP-dependent Clp protease adaptor ClpS, with protein MSQTVLQPQETDYDAGNGRWMVVIYNNETNSFDEVIDVLMDATGCDAEEAAIEAWEADHYGKAPVHFAAKDECEATAGTISKIGVKTEVAREWMD; from the coding sequence ATGAGCCAAACCGTCCTTCAACCCCAAGAAACCGACTACGACGCCGGAAACGGCCGTTGGATGGTCGTGATCTATAACAACGAGACCAACTCGTTCGACGAAGTCATCGACGTGCTCATGGATGCGACCGGTTGCGATGCAGAGGAAGCCGCCATCGAAGCGTGGGAAGCCGACCATTACGGTAAGGCTCCGGTGCATTTCGCGGCCAAGGACGAGTGCGAAGCGACCGCCGGCACGATCTCGAAGATCGGAGTCAAAACGGAAGTCGCCCGGGAGTGGATGGATTAA
- a CDS encoding ATP-dependent Clp protease adaptor ClpS has protein sequence MSAPSVIEQPELSNGTGTGNFWVVTVFNNDHNTYDEVVDILIQATACTLQEAEIETWEVDHLGKSVVHHGEEDACQSAAEVIRQIGIRVEVSKE, from the coding sequence ATGAGCGCCCCCAGCGTTATCGAGCAACCCGAATTATCGAACGGCACCGGAACCGGCAATTTCTGGGTCGTTACCGTTTTCAACAACGACCACAACACCTACGACGAGGTCGTGGACATCCTGATCCAGGCTACGGCCTGCACCCTGCAGGAAGCCGAGATCGAGACTTGGGAAGTTGACCACCTCGGCAAATCGGTCGTCCACCACGGCGAGGAAGACGCCTGCCAATCCGCCGCCGAAGTTATCCGCCAAATCGGCATCCGAGTCGAAGTCTCGAAAGAGTAG